Proteins encoded by one window of Mercenaria mercenaria strain notata chromosome 4, MADL_Memer_1, whole genome shotgun sequence:
- the LOC123551062 gene encoding uncharacterized protein LOC123551062: MDAHFIVLTLLLYSVWQFTEGETAESFGNTTDITNCTMVPRNTDITGELKELIDDGNRKITLNIEITGELGPLGEQYPGGLFEPKKWILITEEAGKSLLLFPDDHVAKSLYTLSFGLSSLEITLDQQPENCLNRNYTLDQILNTIRFYVLRNFTNDVSNVPDNFEVCNREVSFENDNTTGELQYICCNDVIEACYILKPGIWLNILDTCKLIIEFMVPFLCPLFIPKRIFKTVSIFRYSPNQCNGRSLRLLVKKNGSSQNPQGYTQINPNCLPKFETFMGSQVQGIHNLEVKSINFEARQDKLIEEESHPFGFWNFLFNTFIECEMRKVDDGLKECCNQNILKPFKCYISWIQFLKCITYVLLFAVLVSPWWFTVVFYYSYDYHFLEAVKSAGNALHVEISPTQTDFTSDYVMISSAFLFFILYNGTNDLFRLAIKTLFYFCIYGNSPFSESVSLFVTMLLLPLKTFGLFCGCFAFAFWVTFVVPFLLLFFILQTLPLVSVFNNLILLYKEFQELRKEVQINVWTCLFTFVACIQVIYISVFVVSDCVILFIDCFVYSMTGLLLNYDDVFKYVFLILLFFLYGYDCFNNVHKRYSYFSKLLNMKMQAKVINQFKDFGRQDNESAYPSNGPINTAHVVPSSSNQQPNEICFTYVPQDCLYIKAKRLVVFFDRSEAIPTPYISKQFFQEVNSIPSVVCPGSEYILYLKALRDFFFVVLFLLFVIIVVFALGRAHDLSSGVQTIVALGGGFLPFVFEKFFSKSHIRNMSEAEISLWGKLLEDRIDIFEERWKVQDIEVQTICEPRTVEESSVETDILCRPSGSIQVEISDTQEYDFVVSEETTQTGKILKIFVPNTSLSVDTETEVVVYSKARYQSLA, from the coding sequence ATGGATGCGCATTTTATAGTTCTCACCTTGCTTTTATATTCTGTATGGCAATTTACAGAAGGCGAAACGGCGGAAAGTTTTGGAAATACAACCGACATAACAAACTGCACTATGGTACCGAGAAACACTGATATTACTGGAGAGTTGAAAGAATTAATTGACGATGGAAACAGAAAGATTACATTAAATATTGAAATTACTGGCGAGTTAGGACCATTAGGGGAACAATATCCTGGTGGGCTTTTTGAACCGAAGAAATGGATCTTAATAACTGAGGAAGCAGGAAAGTCATTATTGCTCTTCCCGGACGATCATGTTGCGAAGTCTCTATACACGCTTTCGTTTGGATTGAGTTCTCTTGAAATAACTCTAGATCAACAACCGGAAAATTGTCTTAATAGAAATTATACTTTAGATCAAATTCTAAACACGATCCGATTCTACGTTCTTCGGAATTTTACAAACGATGTAAGTAACGTGCCAGATAACTTTGAAGTATGCAATCGCGAGGTTAGTTTCGAAAACGATAACACAACAGGTGAACTTCAATACATTTGTTGTAATGATGTGATAGAAGCATGTTACATTTTGAAGCCAGGAATATGGCTAAATATATTAGATACATGTAAACTAATTATAGAGTTTATGGTACCTTTTCTGTGCCCTCTTTTCATCCCGAAACGGATTTTCAAAACAGTATCAATATTCAGGTATAGTCCTAATCAGTGTAATGGAAGATCACTAAGACTGCTTGTGAAAAAAAATGGTTCAAGTCAGAATCCTCAAGGGTATACCCAAATCAACCCAAATTGTCTGCCTAAATTTGAAACATTCATGGGTAGTCAAGTACAAGGAATTCACAACCTTGAAGTAAAGTCGATAAACTTTGAAGCTAGACAAGACAAACTCATAGAAGAAGAGTCACATCCATTCGGATTTTGGAACTTTTTATTCAATACGTTCATTGAATGCGAAATGAGAAAAGTTGACGATGGTTTAAAGGAATGTTGTAATCAAAACATACTGAAACCTTTCAAATGCTATATATCGTGGATTCAATTTTTGAAATGTATTACGTACGTGCTTCTTTTTGCAGTTCTTGTCTCGCCGTGGTGGTTTACAGTTGTATTCTACTACAGTTATGATTATCATTTCCTTGAGGCAGTTAAGTCTGCTGGCAATGCTCTTCATGTCGAAATCTCTCCGACCCAAACCGATTTCACAAGCGATTATGTGATGATAAGCTCGGCTTTCCTGTTTTTCATATTATACAATGGTACAAATGACCTCTTTCGTTTAGCTATCAAAACACTATTCTATTTCTGCATCTAtggaaacagtcctttttcagaATCGGTTTCACTTTTTGTTACAATGTTACTTTTACCCTTAAAAACGTTTGGACTTTTTTGTGGTTGTTTTGCTTTTGCTTTTTGGGTTACGTTCGTTGTCCCATTTCTGCTCCTATTTTTTATACTGCAGACACTTCCTTTGGTGAGTGTTTTCAACAACCTCATTTTGCTATATAAAGAGTTTCAAGAATTACGCAAAGAGGTACAAATAAATGTTTGGACCTGTCTCTTTACATTTGTTGCATGCATACAGGTAATATACATTTCTGTATTTGTTGTCTCAGACTGTGTGATATTGTTTATTGACTGCTTTGTCTATTCAATGACAGGTCTTCTACTTAACTACGACGACGTTTTTAAGTATGTTTTCCTAATTCTACTCTTTTTTCTTTATGGATACGATTGTTTCAATAATGTACATAAAAGATATTCATATTTCAGCAAATTACTGAATATGAAAATGCAGGCAAAAGTAATTAATCAATTTAAGGACTTTGGTCGTCAAGATAATGAAAGTGCTTATCCATCAAACGGCCCGATAAATACCGCTCATGTCGTGCCCTCCTCTTCTAACCAACAACCTAATGAAATATGCTTTACCTATGTCCCCCAAGATTGTTTATACATAAAAGCCAAACGCCTGGTAGTTTTCTTTGACAGGTCCGAAGCAATCCCAACGCCATACATATCAAAACAGTTCTTCCAAGAAGTGAATTCGATTCCCAGTGTGGTATGTCCAGGATCCGAGTATATTCTTTACCTGAAAGCATTAAGAGACTTTTTCTTCGTTGTTTTATTTCTGCTATTCGTTATCATTGTCGTGTTTGCTTTGGGAAGGGCACATGACCTTTCATCAGGCGTTCAAACTATTGTTGCATTAGGAGGGGGTTTCTTACCGTTTGTATTCGAGAAGTTTTTTTCAAAGTCTCACATTAGGAATATGTCAGAAGCTGAAATCAGTCTTTGGGGAAAATTATTAGAAGATAGAATAGACATTTTTGAAGAACGATGGAAAGTTCAAGATATTGAAGTTCAGACTATCTGTGAACCTCGTACAGTCGAGGAAAGCTCTGTTGAAACAGACATACTATGCAGGCCTAGCGGTTCGATCCAGGTAGAAATTTCAGATACTCAGGAGTATGATTTTGTGGTATCTGAAGAAACTACTCAGACgggaaaaatattgaaaatatttgttcCCAATACTTCTTTGTCCGTGGATACGGAAACCGAAGTAGTCGTATATAGCAAAGCAAGATATCAATCATTAGCTTAG